A part of Paraburkholderia azotifigens genomic DNA contains:
- a CDS encoding SRPBCC family protein has protein sequence MEFTGSQTIAASREQVWQGLNDAAVLQECIPGCEAFTAENADEYKAVVVASVGPVKARFKGTLELSERDAPNGYRIVGQGEGGIAGFGKMTATVTLADAEDGTLLTYVAEAQVGGKLAQIGSRLVTSVANKLAAEFFKRFNATLSAANEPAAD, from the coding sequence ATGGAATTCACCGGATCGCAAACCATCGCGGCATCGCGCGAACAGGTATGGCAAGGACTCAACGACGCGGCCGTTCTGCAGGAATGCATTCCCGGCTGCGAAGCGTTCACGGCGGAAAACGCGGACGAATACAAGGCCGTCGTGGTCGCGTCCGTCGGGCCCGTGAAGGCTCGCTTCAAGGGCACGCTGGAGTTGTCGGAACGCGATGCGCCGAACGGCTACCGGATCGTCGGCCAGGGCGAAGGCGGCATTGCGGGCTTCGGCAAGATGACGGCGACCGTCACGCTCGCCGATGCCGAAGACGGTACGCTGCTCACCTACGTCGCCGAAGCGCAGGTCGGCGGCAAGCTCGCGCAGATTGGCTCGCGGCTCGTCACGTCGGTGGCGAACAAGCTCGCCGCCGAGTTCTTCAAGCGCTTCAACGCGACGCTGAGCGCAGCGAACGAACCCGCCGCCGATTGA
- a CDS encoding FAD binding domain-containing protein, with the protein MYDTTYLRAASLAEAVAWLREHEEARPLSGGMTLIPTLKQRLAAPSHLIDLTRIGELRGIEVRGDTLRVGALMKHAEVAASPVVRDAIPALAHLASVIADPQVRNRGTMGGSVANNDPAADYPSAVLALNAHVVTSSQRRIPADDFFIDTFETALEADELVTAIEFAIPRRAAYAKYRHPASGYAVAGVFIAQYDDAVRVAVTGAGASVFRWLEAEGALRQDLSEAALASLWIDREMLPDDDNASASYRAHLIETYTRRALQALLAS; encoded by the coding sequence ATGTACGACACGACTTATCTGCGCGCAGCATCGCTGGCGGAAGCCGTCGCCTGGCTGCGCGAGCACGAAGAAGCGCGGCCGCTATCGGGCGGCATGACGCTGATCCCGACGCTCAAGCAACGCCTTGCCGCACCGTCGCATCTGATCGACCTCACGCGCATCGGCGAACTGCGCGGCATCGAGGTGCGCGGCGATACGCTGCGCGTCGGCGCGCTGATGAAGCACGCGGAAGTGGCGGCCTCGCCTGTCGTGCGCGACGCGATTCCCGCGCTCGCGCATCTGGCCAGCGTGATCGCCGATCCGCAGGTACGCAACCGCGGCACGATGGGCGGCTCGGTCGCCAACAACGACCCCGCAGCGGACTACCCGTCCGCCGTGCTCGCGCTGAACGCGCATGTCGTCACGTCGTCGCAGCGCCGTATTCCCGCCGACGACTTCTTCATCGACACCTTCGAAACCGCGCTCGAAGCGGACGAACTCGTCACCGCTATCGAATTCGCCATTCCGCGCCGCGCAGCGTATGCGAAGTACCGGCATCCCGCATCGGGTTACGCGGTGGCGGGCGTCTTCATTGCTCAGTACGACGACGCCGTGCGCGTCGCCGTGACGGGCGCGGGCGCGTCGGTATTCCGCTGGCTGGAGGCGGAGGGCGCGTTGCGGCAGGACCTGTCGGAGGCCGCGCTCGCGTCGCTGTGGATCGACCGCGAGATGCTGCCCGACGACGACAACGCGTCGGCATCGTACCGCGCGCATCTGATCGAAACCTATACCCGCCGCGCACTGCAGGCGTTGCTCGCGTCGTAA
- a CDS encoding alpha/beta fold hydrolase: protein MTALNGFRQFGHGPHKVIALNGWFGSSADWHALTPALDPERFSYAFFDYRGYGLSREIDGAFTFDEAASDVLALADRLDWQRFSLIGHSMGGMAMQRVLVGAPERVVKMAGISAVPACGSRMDDTRLAMFSACIDDVAKRAGIIHFSTGSRLATQWSTHLAQASQRDSRREAFAGYLPQWATGDFAAQVEGNRVPVKLFVGEHDPTITAELMTRTWLAWYPNATLDTLRNAGHYAMYEVPVALATALENWLSEP from the coding sequence ATGACCGCGCTCAACGGTTTTCGTCAGTTTGGACACGGGCCGCACAAGGTCATCGCGCTGAACGGCTGGTTCGGCAGTTCGGCGGACTGGCATGCACTGACGCCCGCGCTCGATCCCGAACGCTTCAGCTATGCGTTCTTCGACTATCGCGGTTACGGTCTCTCGCGCGAAATCGACGGCGCGTTCACGTTCGACGAGGCTGCGAGCGACGTGCTTGCGCTCGCGGATCGTCTCGACTGGCAGCGCTTCAGCCTGATCGGCCATTCGATGGGCGGCATGGCGATGCAGCGCGTGCTCGTCGGCGCGCCCGAACGCGTCGTGAAGATGGCGGGTATTTCCGCCGTGCCCGCATGCGGCTCGCGCATGGACGACACGCGCCTCGCGATGTTCTCGGCTTGCATCGACGATGTCGCGAAGCGCGCAGGCATCATTCACTTTTCGACGGGCAGCCGGCTTGCCACGCAATGGAGCACGCATCTCGCGCAGGCTTCGCAACGCGACTCGCGGCGCGAAGCGTTTGCGGGCTATCTGCCGCAATGGGCGACGGGCGACTTCGCTGCGCAGGTCGAAGGCAACCGGGTTCCCGTGAAGCTCTTCGTCGGCGAGCATGATCCGACCATCACGGCCGAGCTGATGACGCGCACGTGGCTCGCGTGGTATCCGAACGCGACGCTCGACACGCTGCGCAACGCAGGGCATTACGCGATGTACGAAGTGCCCGTCGCGCTCGCCACGGCGCTGGAGAACTGGCTCTCGGAGCCGTAA
- the fahA gene encoding fumarylacetoacetase, with translation MSALNFTHDPARRSWIESANAGTTDFPIQNLPFGAFVRDGQIRTGVAIGDRIVDLRALHDLALLDGDAALACATACDHTLNALMALDARRVSALRAALSDLLQHGSPAQARLAASLDAVLPLAADVELTLPCAIGDYTDFLTSLHHTERHGRYKGLADPLPAAFKSLPIAYHGRASSLRVSGGDVRRPHGQFRDADGNVRFGPAPMLDFELELAAVIGRGNALTQAISIDTARDHVFGYCLLNDWSAKSIQWFEQVLGPFLGKSFHSSLSPWLVTEEALAPFRKAAPSRAAGDPAILPHLHGARDQQSGGIDLELFAHLSTAAMRGDRMPAVQITHTHLDNLYWTFAQMVAHHTSNGCNLRTGDLLGSGTISGADDAARACLTELSEAGKKPLALPNGETRIALEDGDEIVLTARASAPGAVSIGFGECRGRIAPALPYPHAAGGQ, from the coding sequence ATGAGTGCATTGAATTTCACGCACGATCCGGCGCGGCGAAGCTGGATCGAGTCGGCGAATGCCGGCACCACGGATTTCCCCATTCAGAACTTGCCGTTCGGCGCGTTCGTGCGCGACGGCCAGATCCGCACGGGTGTCGCAATCGGCGATCGCATCGTCGATCTGCGCGCGCTTCACGATCTGGCACTGCTCGACGGCGATGCGGCGCTCGCCTGCGCCACGGCATGCGACCACACACTGAACGCGCTGATGGCGCTCGACGCGCGCCGCGTGAGCGCGCTGCGCGCCGCGCTATCGGATCTGCTGCAACATGGTTCGCCTGCGCAAGCGCGCCTCGCCGCATCGCTCGATGCCGTGCTGCCGCTCGCCGCCGATGTCGAGCTCACGCTGCCCTGCGCGATCGGCGATTACACGGACTTTCTGACGTCGCTGCATCACACCGAGCGCCACGGCCGCTACAAGGGCCTCGCGGATCCGCTGCCCGCAGCGTTCAAGTCGTTGCCGATCGCCTATCATGGCCGCGCGTCGTCGCTGCGCGTGAGCGGCGGCGATGTGCGACGTCCGCACGGCCAGTTTCGCGACGCCGACGGCAACGTGCGCTTCGGCCCTGCGCCGATGCTCGATTTCGAACTGGAACTGGCCGCCGTCATCGGTCGCGGCAATGCGCTGACGCAAGCCATTTCCATCGACACCGCACGCGATCACGTGTTCGGCTACTGCCTGCTCAACGACTGGTCGGCGAAAAGCATTCAATGGTTCGAACAGGTGCTCGGCCCGTTCCTCGGTAAAAGCTTTCATTCGAGCCTGTCGCCGTGGCTCGTCACGGAAGAGGCGCTCGCGCCGTTCCGCAAGGCCGCGCCTTCGCGCGCAGCGGGCGACCCGGCGATCCTGCCGCATCTTCATGGCGCACGCGATCAGCAAAGCGGCGGTATCGACCTGGAACTGTTCGCGCATCTATCGACGGCTGCGATGCGCGGCGACCGCATGCCCGCCGTGCAGATCACGCACACGCATCTCGACAATCTGTACTGGACCTTCGCGCAGATGGTCGCGCATCACACGAGCAACGGCTGCAACCTGCGCACGGGCGATCTGCTCGGCAGCGGCACGATTTCCGGCGCGGACGACGCCGCTCGCGCGTGCCTCACCGAGCTCAGCGAAGCGGGCAAGAAGCCGCTCGCGCTGCCGAACGGCGAAACGCGCATCGCGCTCGAAGACGGCGACGAAATCGTCCTCACGGCACGCGCCAGCGCGCCCGGCGCGGTGTCGATCGGCTTCGGCGAATGCCGCGGGCGCATCGCGCCCGCGCTGCCGTATCCGCATGCCGCCGGGGGGCAATGA
- a CDS encoding VOC family protein, with protein sequence MSNSSPAPVLGLHHFAWRCRDAEQTRHFYEDILGLPLVHVIRLDRVPSTGEHCPYVHVFFEMADGSNIAFFDLGDDTAALPSPNTPPWVNHIALRLDTLDQLDAMKARLIDYGIEVLGVTDHHFVRSIYFFDPNGLRVELTVPVAPVDELEGYKMRARPALDAWTAEKNKAVSETRPE encoded by the coding sequence GTGTCCAACTCCAGCCCGGCGCCCGTGCTCGGCCTGCATCACTTTGCGTGGCGCTGCCGCGACGCCGAACAAACGCGCCACTTCTACGAAGACATTCTCGGTCTGCCGCTCGTCCACGTGATCCGACTCGACCGCGTGCCGAGCACGGGCGAACATTGCCCGTATGTGCACGTGTTCTTCGAAATGGCCGACGGTTCGAACATCGCGTTCTTCGATCTCGGCGACGACACGGCCGCCCTGCCCTCGCCGAATACGCCGCCGTGGGTCAATCACATCGCGCTGCGGCTCGACACGCTCGACCAGCTCGATGCGATGAAGGCGCGCCTGATCGACTATGGCATCGAGGTGCTCGGCGTGACCGATCATCACTTCGTGCGCTCGATCTATTTCTTCGATCCGAACGGACTGCGCGTCGAACTGACTGTTCCCGTCGCGCCCGTCGATGAACTGGAAGGCTATAAAATGCGTGCTCGGCCGGCGCTCGACGCCTGGACGGCTGAAAAGAACAAGGCAGTATCGGAGACACGCCCCGAATGA
- a CDS encoding FAD-dependent monooxygenase, whose translation MKIVIAGAGIGGLTAAAALLKKGFDVTVFEQAQALKEIGAGVQLSPNATRVLYRLGAGDALEGLACEPLGKRVRLWNTGQTWRLFDLGTQSREMFGFPYFTLHRADLHEKLADVVRSLKPDAIRLNHKVESFTQQNGKVVVQAVNGETCEGDLLIGADGVHSRVRRALFGPDEPVFSGVMAWRGVIDASKVPEHLRESYGANWVGPGAHVIHYPLRGSKLINFVGAIEKSGWQVESWSERGTLDECLADFEGWHEDVRTLISAIDIPYKWALMVREPMTRWSQGHATLLGDACHPTLPFLAQGAGMAIEDGYLLARCVERYADDVPRALQRYEALRLDRTARVVRGSAANATRFHNPQLAHAEGAAAYVDREWSEERVKERYNWLFEYDVDAVEV comes from the coding sequence ATGAAGATAGTTATTGCAGGCGCCGGTATCGGCGGATTGACGGCCGCGGCCGCGTTATTGAAAAAGGGTTTCGATGTCACCGTGTTCGAGCAGGCGCAGGCGCTGAAGGAGATCGGCGCGGGCGTGCAGCTGAGCCCGAACGCGACACGCGTGCTGTACCGGCTCGGCGCAGGCGACGCGCTCGAGGGTCTCGCGTGCGAACCCCTCGGCAAGCGCGTGCGGCTCTGGAACACGGGTCAGACCTGGCGCCTCTTCGACCTCGGCACGCAATCGCGCGAAATGTTCGGCTTTCCGTACTTCACGCTGCATCGCGCGGATCTGCACGAAAAGCTCGCCGACGTCGTGCGTTCGCTCAAGCCCGACGCGATCCGTCTCAATCACAAGGTGGAAAGCTTCACGCAGCAGAACGGCAAGGTCGTCGTGCAGGCCGTGAACGGCGAGACCTGCGAAGGCGATCTGCTGATCGGCGCAGACGGCGTGCATTCGCGCGTGCGCCGTGCGCTGTTCGGTCCCGACGAACCCGTCTTTTCCGGCGTGATGGCGTGGCGCGGCGTGATCGACGCGTCGAAGGTACCCGAGCATCTACGCGAGTCGTACGGCGCGAACTGGGTCGGCCCGGGCGCGCACGTGATTCACTATCCGTTGCGCGGCAGCAAGCTGATCAATTTCGTCGGCGCGATCGAAAAGTCCGGCTGGCAGGTCGAATCGTGGTCCGAACGCGGCACGCTCGACGAATGTCTCGCCGATTTCGAAGGCTGGCACGAAGACGTGCGCACGCTGATCTCCGCGATCGACATTCCGTACAAATGGGCGCTGATGGTGCGCGAGCCGATGACGCGCTGGAGCCAGGGTCACGCGACGCTGCTTGGCGACGCCTGCCATCCGACGCTGCCGTTTCTCGCGCAGGGCGCGGGCATGGCGATCGAAGACGGCTATCTGCTCGCGCGCTGCGTCGAACGCTACGCGGACGACGTGCCTCGCGCGCTGCAACGCTACGAAGCGCTGCGCCTCGACCGCACGGCGCGCGTCGTACGCGGCTCGGCCGCCAATGCGACGCGCTTTCACAATCCGCAGCTTGCGCACGCGGAAGGCGCGGCTGCGTATGTGGATCGCGAATGGAGCGAGGAGCGCGTGAAAGAGCGCTATAACTGGCTGTTCGAGTACGACGTCGACGCCGTCGAAGTCTGA
- a CDS encoding UbiX family flavin prenyltransferase, translating into MDMRGMPPRRMVVGISGASGVIYGVRLLQLLRKLDIETHLVMSRSAQVTLAHESDYSVAEVRALASVCHSNTDIGASISSGSFPVMGMIVAPCSIKTLSEIATGMTSGLLSRAADVTLKERRRLVLMVRETPLHLGHLRSMTSVTEAGAIVYPPVPAFYANPESLTDMVDHTLGRVLDLFGLDTATVQRWGM; encoded by the coding sequence ATGGATATGAGAGGCATGCCGCCGCGGCGCATGGTGGTCGGCATCAGCGGCGCATCCGGCGTCATTTATGGCGTGCGGCTGCTGCAACTGCTGCGCAAGCTCGACATTGAAACACATCTCGTGATGAGCCGGTCAGCCCAGGTCACGCTCGCGCACGAGTCGGACTACAGCGTCGCCGAAGTGCGCGCGCTGGCGAGCGTCTGTCACTCCAACACCGACATCGGCGCGTCCATTTCGAGCGGCTCCTTTCCCGTGATGGGGATGATCGTCGCGCCCTGTTCGATCAAGACGCTCTCCGAGATCGCCACGGGCATGACGAGCGGCCTGCTTTCCCGCGCCGCCGACGTCACGCTGAAAGAGCGCCGCCGTCTCGTGCTGATGGTCCGCGAGACGCCGCTGCACCTCGGCCACCTGCGCAGCATGACCTCCGTGACGGAAGCGGGCGCAATCGTCTATCCGCCCGTGCCCGCCTTCTACGCGAACCCCGAGTCGCTGACCGACATGGTCGATCACACGCTTGGCCGCGTGCTGGATCTGTTCGGACTCGACACCGCGACGGTCCAGCGCTGGGGCATGTGA
- a CDS encoding porin: MKTTSLLLGGCAFALSCPAFAQSSVTLYGSVDVGVDFVSNSRGAHLYQESAGKRTPDRFGFLIKEDIGGGNTVFARLESGFLTNTGAQINPTSFFNRDAYVGISNDRFGSLSMGHIPDYVYEYVGGLNNSVPGISSFYTVGNLDGLANTRALDNSVKYETINYRGFQAGVMNGFGNQTNFSDGRQYSIGARYQNSIVKLGAAYSMSHNRTADLFGVFGVTSVLGQTLKQGTQFNADRYSTIAVGGSVSVGDFIPHATFTDVKLEDPKGSVTERNYQVGVNIDLSGGKRFYVLGISYNRSMFEGLAYNQYNLFLTHYLSKRTQIYAGVGLQRASGTGAKAEQFGYQPSSSSAQTVGRIGLNTMF; this comes from the coding sequence TTGAAAACGACGAGTCTGCTGTTAGGCGGCTGCGCGTTCGCGTTGAGTTGTCCCGCGTTCGCGCAGTCATCGGTGACGCTGTACGGAAGCGTCGACGTGGGTGTCGATTTCGTTTCGAACTCGCGTGGAGCGCATCTGTATCAGGAATCGGCGGGCAAGCGTACGCCAGATCGCTTCGGGTTTCTGATCAAGGAGGATATCGGCGGCGGCAACACGGTGTTCGCGCGGCTCGAATCCGGTTTTCTGACGAACACGGGTGCGCAGATCAATCCGACGAGCTTCTTCAATCGCGATGCGTACGTGGGCATTTCGAACGACCGCTTCGGCTCGCTGAGCATGGGCCATATCCCCGATTACGTGTACGAATACGTGGGCGGGCTGAACAACTCGGTGCCGGGCATCTCGTCGTTCTACACGGTCGGCAATCTGGACGGGCTCGCGAACACCCGCGCGCTCGACAACTCGGTGAAGTACGAGACGATCAACTACCGCGGGTTCCAGGCGGGCGTGATGAACGGCTTCGGCAATCAGACGAACTTCAGCGATGGCCGCCAGTACAGCATCGGTGCGCGGTATCAGAACAGCATCGTGAAGCTGGGCGCCGCGTATTCGATGTCGCACAACCGCACGGCCGACCTGTTCGGCGTGTTCGGCGTGACGTCGGTGCTCGGCCAGACGCTGAAGCAAGGCACGCAGTTCAACGCGGATCGGTATAGCACGATCGCAGTGGGCGGCTCGGTGTCCGTCGGCGATTTCATCCCGCACGCAACGTTCACCGACGTGAAGCTCGAAGATCCGAAGGGTTCGGTGACGGAACGTAACTACCAGGTCGGCGTGAACATCGACCTGAGCGGCGGCAAACGCTTCTACGTGCTGGGCATTTCGTACAACCGCTCGATGTTCGAAGGGCTGGCCTACAACCAGTACAACCTGTTCCTGACCCACTATCTGTCGAAGCGTACACAGATTTACGCGGGCGTCGGCCTGCAGCGCGCGTCGGGCACGGGCGCGAAGGCGGAGCAGTTCGGTTATCAGCCGTCGAGCTCGAGCGCGCAGACGGTGGGACGCATCGGTCTCAATACGATGTTTTGA
- a CDS encoding MFS transporter: MQADRTFNISTLIEEQKTGRFAVGLLFWCFLIMLMDGYDQTAVSFAAPAIIKEWHVARGGFGPVFGAGLFGTLVGSFIFGYLGDRFGRKRAIVSGSLFFGLLTLVSVWATSLHDLMLLRFIAGLGMGGVVPNSVALVAEYAPKRLRATWVTLMFSGFSIGAGSGGLVSSALIHRYGWPVMFVVGGVGSLFVALLLIVMLPESAKLLVVRQRSVETVRKLVARLRPDIALPADAQFVPGEVQEKKRFVLKLIFSDGLRGITPLLWIVFIVNSMALYFLQNWLPILMEGVGINPQSAGLITTMFSVGGVLGGLILCRFVDRHGVLAIISLPAIGCPVVAMLGHGMSEAWLMFAVFATGFCVVGAQYGLYAVAGMIYPTSFRSAGVGSAISVGKIGSVSGPVIGGILLSMHLPFAQMFYAASGLFLVATVFSTVLAVLYKARFGDEHGKKDAPIKEMRSALGDS; encoded by the coding sequence ATGCAAGCAGACCGCACATTCAACATATCGACCCTCATCGAAGAGCAAAAAACAGGACGTTTCGCCGTCGGCCTGCTGTTCTGGTGTTTCCTGATCATGCTGATGGACGGCTACGACCAGACGGCGGTGTCGTTTGCGGCGCCCGCGATCATCAAGGAATGGCACGTCGCGCGGGGCGGCTTCGGCCCCGTGTTCGGCGCCGGGCTGTTCGGCACGCTGGTCGGCTCGTTCATCTTCGGCTATCTCGGCGACCGCTTCGGCCGCAAGCGCGCAATCGTCTCGGGTAGTCTTTTCTTCGGCCTGCTGACGCTGGTCTCCGTGTGGGCGACGTCGCTGCATGACCTGATGCTGCTGCGTTTCATCGCTGGACTCGGGATGGGCGGCGTGGTGCCGAATTCGGTTGCGCTGGTGGCCGAATACGCGCCGAAGCGTCTGCGCGCGACCTGGGTCACGCTGATGTTTTCCGGCTTCTCGATCGGCGCGGGCTCGGGCGGCCTGGTGTCGTCCGCGTTGATTCATCGCTACGGCTGGCCCGTGATGTTCGTGGTCGGCGGCGTCGGCTCGCTGTTTGTCGCACTGCTGCTGATCGTCATGCTGCCGGAATCGGCGAAACTGCTGGTCGTGCGTCAGCGCAGTGTCGAAACGGTGCGCAAGCTCGTCGCACGTCTGCGTCCCGACATCGCGTTGCCCGCCGATGCGCAATTCGTACCCGGCGAAGTGCAGGAAAAGAAGCGCTTCGTACTCAAGCTGATTTTCTCCGACGGCCTGCGCGGGATCACGCCGCTGCTGTGGATCGTCTTCATCGTCAACTCGATGGCGCTGTATTTCCTGCAGAACTGGCTGCCGATCCTGATGGAAGGCGTCGGCATCAATCCGCAGAGCGCGGGCCTCATCACGACGATGTTCTCGGTCGGCGGCGTGCTCGGCGGACTGATTCTGTGCCGCTTCGTCGATCGACACGGCGTGCTGGCCATCATCTCGCTGCCTGCCATCGGTTGCCCCGTGGTCGCGATGCTGGGGCACGGCATGTCCGAAGCGTGGCTGATGTTCGCCGTGTTCGCGACGGGCTTCTGCGTGGTCGGCGCGCAGTACGGACTGTATGCCGTAGCAGGCATGATCTACCCGACGTCGTTCCGCTCGGCGGGTGTGGGCAGCGCGATTTCCGTCGGCAAGATCGGCTCGGTGTCGGGCCCGGTGATCGGCGGCATTCTGCTGTCGATGCATCTGCCCTTCGCGCAGATGTTTTACGCGGCGTCGGGGCTGTTCCTCGTCGCGACCGTTTTTTCGACGGTGCTGGCCGTGCTGTACAAGGCGCGCTTCGGCGACGAGCATGGCAAGAAGGACGCGCCCATCAAGGAAATGCGTTCCGCGCTGGGCGACTCCTGA
- a CDS encoding MFS transporter: protein MNTLDVTSLIERQKLRGFSLRLIAWCFLIVLIDGYDQVAAAYAAPTLIRAWHVDAARFGHVFGVGLFGVLVGSLLLGFIGDRAGRRITIIYGSLWFGILTYACSYAATLDQLTVLRFFAGIGMGGVVPNTVALVSEYAPKARRATWITLMFSGFSIGAGGGGAIASWLLPRFGWPVLFEVGGIAAVAVALASFRLLPESIRFLILNGRPARDVSRIVRQIGRGVDDSDASVRYVIDDEKRVRATPLALFGDGLARVTPLLWLLFVLNSLALHFLQNWLPILFSMSALPAAQAAKAAMMFPVGGTVGALALSRCVDRYGIAVILLLAMLGLPVCIALGMPMPALWLYGAAFMSGVCVIGCQFALYAVAGMLYPTMLRSAGVGSAIGVGKLGSVAGSVLGGVLLSMHLPIDRLFMNVSGVFVFIALLSVWLGWNRRREASQSIA from the coding sequence ATGAATACCCTCGACGTGACTTCGCTGATCGAACGGCAAAAGCTGCGTGGCTTCTCACTACGCCTGATTGCATGGTGTTTTCTGATCGTGCTGATCGACGGTTACGATCAGGTCGCGGCTGCCTACGCGGCGCCCACGCTGATACGCGCGTGGCACGTGGACGCCGCGAGGTTCGGCCACGTGTTCGGCGTTGGGCTGTTCGGCGTGCTGGTCGGGTCGTTGCTGCTCGGTTTCATCGGCGATCGTGCCGGGCGGCGGATCACGATCATTTACGGCTCGCTCTGGTTCGGCATCCTGACGTACGCATGCAGCTACGCCGCGACGCTCGATCAGCTGACCGTGCTGCGCTTCTTCGCGGGCATCGGCATGGGCGGCGTCGTGCCGAACACGGTCGCGCTCGTGTCGGAGTACGCACCGAAGGCGCGCCGCGCCACGTGGATCACGTTGATGTTCTCTGGTTTTTCGATCGGCGCGGGCGGCGGCGGCGCGATTGCGTCGTGGCTGCTGCCGCGCTTCGGGTGGCCGGTGCTGTTCGAGGTCGGCGGAATTGCGGCTGTAGCCGTCGCGCTCGCATCGTTCCGTCTGTTGCCCGAGTCGATTCGCTTTTTGATACTCAATGGACGTCCTGCGCGCGACGTTTCGCGCATCGTGCGTCAGATCGGCCGTGGCGTCGACGATAGCGACGCCAGCGTCCGCTATGTGATCGACGACGAGAAACGCGTTCGCGCGACGCCGCTCGCGTTGTTCGGCGACGGTCTCGCTCGCGTGACGCCTTTGCTGTGGCTGCTGTTCGTGCTGAATTCACTCGCGCTGCATTTTCTGCAGAACTGGCTGCCCATTCTCTTCAGCATGAGCGCGTTGCCTGCCGCGCAGGCGGCCAAAGCCGCGATGATGTTTCCCGTCGGCGGGACGGTTGGCGCGCTGGCGCTGAGTCGCTGTGTGGATCGTTACGGCATCGCTGTGATCCTGCTGCTGGCGATGCTCGGCCTGCCCGTGTGCATCGCGCTCGGCATGCCGATGCCCGCGCTCTGGCTGTACGGCGCGGCATTCATGAGCGGCGTGTGCGTGATCGGTTGCCAGTTCGCACTGTATGCCGTGGCGGGGATGCTCTATCCGACGATGCTGCGTTCAGCGGGCGTCGGTTCTGCGATCGGCGTGGGCAAGCTGGGATCGGTGGCCGGGTCGGTGCTCGGCGGTGTTCTGCTGTCGATGCATCTGCCCATCGACCGGCTTTTCATGAACGTGTCGGGCGTGTTCGTGTTCATCGCGTTGCTGTCGGTGTGGCTGGGCTGGAACCGCCGGCGCGAAGCAAGCCAGTCGATCGCGTAA